The Gossypium hirsutum isolate 1008001.06 chromosome D03, Gossypium_hirsutum_v2.1, whole genome shotgun sequence genomic interval AGGCTTGATATCTCACTACTAAATTCTTCTCCTTGAGAATTTAGGTTGTAAAACCATTCAGAAAATAGTAACGTTCTCACAAATAATGTTCCTTACTGAACAAATAGtgctcttttaaaaaaaaaagtttatcaaGCTATACAAGTTCTCTCATATATATAAAGATTttcgagacttgctaacatatcaaAGATCAATCACAATTCCATCTAAATAGTGGTTAAAATAGCCAAATATAATATACTATTAACGACCAAAGTGGGTTGTTGGTAGATGAGCTTTCAAGTTTTGATCCGATCAAGGAATTTGATATAATTGATCAAATGTGATCCTCGGGATAGGTTTCTCCACGTGAATTAATCTTCGATGATAGACTTGAATCATTCCACAATATTAACACAACCCAAAgatttgtttaaataaattgtCAAACTTTCAAATACGACAAGTTGTTATTTTGTCACAGTGGTGCTGGAAGTGACACTTCCATTGACACATTGCAGCAACTTCAAAATGTCAACAATTTaccataaatctaaaataaaatcaaatgatGGTATGAAATAAATTAACTATACTAATTTTGTTGAACTTTTGATTACCACTATAAATTTTGTTGAGGTAGTTATGGAAGAAGTGCAAGCTACAGATGTAGCACTATGTAGGTTACATAACTAGTCTTATTCGGAATTGATAATCTTTTGACTTAAAACATTACtgcataacttttaaaagttaaaacgaaaataaagtaaaaaagaaaaaaattagtgaACGATAAAGCGTTTGTTAAAGTTTTGTAAACCTCAAAACTAATATTTCTACAACATgtatttttacaatattcatttttctttaaaatttttattttaaactgtGCCATTTAAGATATGATGTTTCATTTAATGGAGGGCTTTACTAATACAATCTTGATACTTTGAGAACGTAATTAgtatattttaaagtttgaagactaattcataataaaaattataatttagagaTCTACTATGAAATTaactcattattttaaaaaaatccaagcCATAAACTCAAATGAACTCTTTATTTAGGGAAGTAGTATTACAAGGCAAACTGCGAATGCAACACAAACAATCAGATAAAATTAGCTAAGGCTCTTCAATAACCAGTGTGGGATATTAACAGAGCCCTAAGCATTATTAGAAAACCTAGCAAACATGTCGACTCTAGATATGATAATCATATCATAATACCAAACAAACCTCCCCGAAACCATCTTTTTTCCCCTTCCTTTACCTCACTCTGCACAGCAGCGATACAAGAAATTCAACTCCATCGGACGACCACACTCAGCACATTGCACCCTCTCCGGAATTCTACCACCGTTACTCGGAAGGATAAGGCGAGTGCAATGATGGCGCGGGATAGCCCCTTCCAACTTCTCACGAAGTGCTGGAACAAAACCCATTTGCTTGGCAAGGTTTTTCCATTCATCAAATTTGTCCATGGTGCTAAGCACTTTCTCTCCATTGGCTTTCACCATTCCACCTGATCCGGTGTAGAACACAGCCCATCCATTTTTACTGCTGTCATATCCAAGCATCGTCATCACTTCTTGCTTTATAACATCGTTTTCAATGGTCTTCCCATGTTGGTTTTTCGAGTACAACATGCTCTCTAATAGGTTCCAAAAGAACCACACATTGTTATCTTCCCAAGCACGGCTAAGTTCCTTCTCTCTGATTAAACCAGTAATCTTTTTCACTCGTTCACTTGCATTTTTCTTTCCAACATAAACCATTTCTATGCCAATACCGAGAGCCTCTGCAACCGCTTTTGTTGCGGTAGTGAAACTTTCGATCCATTCCATTTTCACACCACCATAGAAACAAACCAATTTCTGTTGGCTCACCTGATTATAACaacacaaaaccaaaaataaataaaacatattaattgatatacacatatatattaaagttatgtGGGGATGTTCATGTACCCAAGTAGGTAAGTTTGGTTCAAGGCGACCAACGAGAAGGTCAAGTGTCCAAGGTGTAGCTTTCCAAaaactttcttctttttcactGCTAAACGGGAAAGCTGAATTTCCCCATATCCACATCATGTTGAGTGCATTTGGGCATAAAACCTTTCCTTGTGGGCTCAATGTCACCGCAATTGGTTTCTTAACGAAACCCCATTCTCCCCTTATGTATTTAATCACTGCTGGTTCAATGGCAACATGTTGGCTCACAGTATACCACGACATAATTGATTGCAGTTTCGAAAACTTTTCCTGATCATAATCATCATTCCAAGTTGTTCTGTCCACAATTGGGAGCCATATGATCTCATAGTTAAGCCCAGATGATACCCTTTCTTTGTAAACATCTTCAAGAACCCGAATCTCCTCTTGGGAGATATAAAGATCTGAAATGAGCAATAAAACATGCTTTCTTCTCAAGACATTGATACAAACCTGTTAAATTGTACCAGCAACGTTAACATACGATCCAACGAAATTTAAAACATGGTTGAAACTTGGAACATGGAATTAAACAGACCTCGGCCCTGTCCGGATTCAAGAGATTCTCTTCCTTGCCAAAGATGTTTTGGAGAATCTTCAAGTTGTCCACTTGAGGTGTTTCAATGGTACGCTTGAAGTGTTCAAAAGCTTCCATTAGCTTCTTCTCATCTGCATCTCATTACAATCATACTCAGCtttttataaatgtatatatataggatttatatttctatatttgtCGTCAAGGATGGACTCACCAATACGCTCATAACAAAGACGTAATCCACTTTGAAGGTGTTCATGTATGCTGCTAACTTTATGTGCCAAGCTTGATAGCTCCCATGCCTCCAAAGTCGGTATAGGGAACCTGAAATGATTCAAACAAAAGATTTAATTGTTGGTAAATTGAATGTCGTCATATTGTCTGATTGAGCAAATAGAAAGTTCATGACTCACACATGTCTCATCCCTATAAGGCCTGTAATCTGTCCAGTACAAGCGACGACACTCGCAATGATCCAGTAAGTAGCAGTGTGGATATGAGCCATGGCGGTCGACAATGGTGGCTCACCGATGGAAATATACTTCGAAGAATGTAGCTGAGTAAGCTCAACAATGCACTTGGTTACATCGAACATTGCATTGATGAGCTTGCTGAGTGCATCAAAGTGGGATTTCAGTGTTTGGGAGTGCTCTGAAATGTCGGGTTGCTTGAGGAGAGCCACTGATTTGGCCAACGGGTTGGAAGTGCAAAGCTGAGCGATCAGCCAAAACTCCCCGAAATTCACTGCAAAAGCCGCTAATGTTAGCACCACTTTTGCACCCCATGAATAGCTTGAAAGCATGTTGAAGATCGCCATTGTTGTTGCATGGGCATCACCTCCTCTAGAACACTTGCATGATAGCTACAAAATATCAACTTAGGTTACGATCGTTATTTTTCGGTTTCAAAAATGATCGAGATTCCGAAAGCAAAATAAAACAGCCGAATAACCTCGCAGCAGATTTTGTGTAATGCATCAAGCGCGCCATCAACGGCAGACAAGTTGGTCTGATCGTCGGATGCATCGATGTGCCCCTACAAGACAAAACAAACCCAAAGCATTGTCTTTGAAAATCTTTCCATTTTCTGGAATATAAACATCATGAAATCTTAAGTTTATCAAAGTTTACATTCATAGAAAGATTAATGTTGGGAATGATATGACGCAAAACATTGCGAGTGACTTGAAGAACTTGTGTAACATCAACAACACGACCATCGGGGGCATGAGTCGACCGAATTCGCTCATTCATCGCATCGTCGAACATCCAATGCTCATTCCTCATCGATGAGGCTGGGGTAGGGCGAGCCATTGTCGAATATATGAAAGTATTACtattttttgatgtttgatgtgtgatGTGTTTACTAAGCATTGTAGGGTTTATATAGTGATGAGAACaactgttttttttatttgtttatgttttttttaaatatataaataatatcacACAACGTTGTAAACGTTGATTCCGcctttaatattttttcaaatattttaatattatttattaatatatgctTTTGGTGTTGAGTTCGTATGAACGCCTTCAAGTTGTTCATGTGCCCTTAAAATTAGGATCATgatataattacttttaattgATAGTGTGGAGTTCATggtgtaattttttaattttgaagaaCCATGAACTTGATATCCTCTACAATGTCTGACTTGtggacaattttttttataaagaaaatataatttgattaaaatttaagaaaaatataaattaaaatcgACACTAATGAATGTTGAGTTTCACTTAAAATTCTATCCTAAATCCTAAATAGCTAAGTATTAGAAAAAGATAATTTTCAAGCATATCACAACGGCTACCCACTTATTGACATTTGAGCGAAGATATATTGCCGAGAATCATTCATCAATTAATGGATGTCGATTTCTATCATGAAAGGCAAATTGGGAGGGTTGCTTATGCTCCAACATTCTTATTCACTTTAATTGAACAATGGAGATTAAAGATCCATACGTTTTATCTCTCATGCAACGAAGCGACAATAATGCTAGAAGATGTAGTGGTGCTGACAAGACTTCCAATGGAGAAGCAGCCTATAATTGACAAATCTAAGCACAATCGAGGCAAATCCTTTAGGAAACATTCAGATAAGGTATGATCTTCCATCTGATTTCAAAAGGTTTCAGGTGAAGTTGAACTAGTTGAAGAAGCATTTTGAGCGTCTCTTGGAGAAACCAATGCCTATTGATATTTATTGCCATGCTCGAGTGTACATTCCACGCTTGATCAAAGGTGTGCATATGGAAAGAAAAACTTGCAACTTAGTTCATACCATATATATGCCGttgttataaaattttcagaCGACTAGTGCATATGGTTGAGCTTTGCCATTTTGGCTTGCCTATACAAGACATTATACATAGGATGTAGAGTAGAAAATAAAGAAGTGAACGACTGTCTTGTAATTTTACAATTGTGAGGAAATATCGACTTTCACTCAGTGCATTTATACCTTCGGAACCTCTCGGTTACCATGGCTGAAATTGTCATATGCCAAAAGGTACTCTTGGGATTTGATCAACAAAAAAGCTTTTATTGTTGCAAGTtatctaaatataataaaaattaataaacaaaagtacaaaatatatgctttgaaaaattttaaggaAATCTCGATAGTTTCAgcttctttttaaataaaatattataaaatatattaattttatgtagtaaatattattttatgtaatttgtgttgtataaaattttattagttttttaataattttataataaaataatattttttattttatgtagttaaatgattaatttaattggTGTTGCTTATTAATCGAGTCCTaacaatatactttttttattccacaaccaatcttaaaaaatttatatcttatgtttctctcttttttaaaaatatttaattttttaatattttactgtGAGAAATTATTTGATACACTGACAATGGAAgttttagactccacaagtagaATTAGGAAGTTGACAAGTGTTCTATAGAGGTAAAAAAactcgatttgattcgaaaaaatgGAGAAAGAAATAGAGTTTTGACTTAATCGAATCGTTgtttgagttattcaaattaactcgaataactagttcgaatttcaaatttgagtcgagttgaattttattatttgaataacaGATTAATGTAAATACTCATTTGCTctctattaattttgaaaataagtaaatttgtctctttctcaacaaaaaatacaaaataatttataaaaattctaaaatttatatttaaaaaaattaaaaaattctaaaataataattttagaaacCCAAAGCATTGTCTTGAAAATCTTTCCATTTTCTGGAATATAAACATCATGAAATCTTAAGTTTTATCAATTTTACATTCATAGAAAGATTAATGTTGGGAATGATATGACGCAAAACAACACGACCATCGGGGACATGAGTCGACCGAATTCGCTCATTCATCGCATAGTCGATCATCCAATGCTCATTCCTCATCGGATTCTGGGACgtatcaaatattttaataatatttattaatatatgtttgtACGAAAGTAGTTCTTCATGTGCTCGTATGAACGCCTTCAAGTTTTTCTTGTGCCCTTAAAATTAGGATCTGTATTATGATATAATTGCTGTAATTGATAGTGTCAAGTTCACGGTGTAATTAAGTGATCTGGATAACATGTAACCATGAGCTTGATGTCTTCTACAATATTTGAGTTTGtggaattttgtttttttaaaagataatgtaatatgattaaaatttaagaaaaatattaattgagGTCAACACTAGTGACTGTTAAGTTTCACTTAATTTTCAACAGAACCCCTTAATTTTAAAACATGTAAACAAGCAATTGAATTTGTTAGTTTATCACAAAGCACCAAAACAAATAGTCTTCTATGTTCTATCCTAAACCGTAAATAGCCAAGTATTTGGAAATGATAATTTTCAAGCATATCACAATGACTACCCACTTATTGACATTTGAGCAAACACATATTGCCAAGGATCATTCATCAATTAATGGATGTTAACATCTATCATGAAAAAGCTAAAATTAACAATGGCACAAATGAGGCTTGGTGATATGATTGTTGAGCAGAACAAATAGGTAATAGAGAAGAGAATTAAGGCTAGAGTTAATAGCTGACCATAGAACCCATTTGGGAGTAAAAGATAAATGGTTATGATTGTCACCCAAAATGAAGTATCATTAAGAATGGAGAAAATTATGAATAACCATTCTTTTATCACCACCTTCCCCACCATGCTGAACGAAAGTGAATCACTGTCGCTATTGTCAACCTGTCGAAGCCCTCTCGATGGCCGTTGAGAACTGCTTGTAAAGTGGCTGTTGCAACCAGTGCAGCCACCACTAGAAAAGCATCACGTATTTTGGTCGAGATATTTGTTTTCTAACCTTTTAGGAACCGTATGACATTGTCAAAAAGTGTAGGTTTGGTTCAAAATTTACTTGCTTCATGGAAGGAATAACATTAATGTCATTGGTCTTCATTACATGACTATGTTTACCTTCTGCTTGGATTAAAACATCTTTCATGTCTGGATTGTTATTAGCACGATCAACAATGTCCAAAACTATTAAGCCTACGAGGCTTTTTGAAAAAATAGAACCTCGGTAATGACAATGTATcgtaaagaaaaaaagagagaaaaataaagaacacatagattttacgtgaaaaccctttcagaaaaaaaaattacgggcagaggagaagataattcagtatgtcaaattcgaatgattacatgAGGAGtaaactatgtctatttataagcttgtaaaatcatattctaataggagtgtaataagattgaaacaccttattctaatcaatatcaaatagatgaagcttaataaggtttaaaaaaccttattctaaaataaaataaaaaatttgtagttctatatgaattttacttttattttattttaccaatgtattttatttaaataaggattcgggtcacttaattctaacaatctccacattgacacgaattctcaatgaacaagttcttcatcgcgaactctcaacgaacaagttctccacctcttctataaaaccccttaagggtttaacttcaacaacgaacacaagtctaagcaatgctcaaacttggttataggaagtgacttagtcatcatatctgtaggattttcatgagtactaattttgctcacaacaatatcaccacgagcaataatatcaagaacaaaatgataccaaacatcaacgtgttttgttctctcatgaaacatttgatcttttgtaaggaagatgacactctgattgtcacaaaatattgtactgatttgaaggtctttattaagttcactaaagagtccatTCAActaaatagcttctttacaaacCTTAGTaatagccatgtactcagcttcagtggtagacaaagcaattgtagtttgcaaagtggctttccagttgattgcacaacctccgattgtaaaaacataacctgtgagagatcttcttctatcaaggtcttcAACAAAATCAGCAttaacatacccaatgactccatctctagttcttccaaattgtaagcaaacatcagtagtaccttataagtatcttaaaatccattgaattgctttccaatgttctttatcgggattcgccatgtatctgctaactacaCTGACTGCATATAATAAATCTGGTCGTGAACAAATCATAGCATACACGAGAGATCCCAttacactagagtatggaacatgtgacatgtactcaatctcaacatctgattgtggagacaaaactgatgaaag includes:
- the LOC107932308 gene encoding protein SIEVE ELEMENT OCCLUSION B produces the protein MLSKHITHQTSKNSNTFIYSTMARPTPASSMRNEHWMFDDAMNERIRSTHAPDGRVVDVTQVLQVTRNVLRHIIPNINLSMNGHIDASDDQTNLSAVDGALDALHKICCELSCKCSRGGDAHATTMAIFNMLSSYSWGAKVVLTLAAFAVNFGEFWLIAQLCTSNPLAKSVALLKQPDISEHSQTLKSHFDALSKLINAMFDVTKCIVELTQLHSSKYISIGEPPLSTAMAHIHTATYWIIASVVACTGQITGLIGMRHVFPIPTLEAWELSSLAHKVSSIHEHLQSGLRLCYERIDEKKLMEAFEHFKRTIETPQVDNLKILQNIFGKEENLLNPDRAEVCINVLRRKHVLLLISDLYISQEEIRVLEDVYKERVSSGLNYEIIWLPIVDRTTWNDDYDQEKFSKLQSIMSWYTVSQHVAIEPAVIKYIRGEWGFVKKPIAVTLSPQGKVLCPNALNMMWIWGNSAFPFSSEKEESFWKATPWTLDLLVGRLEPNLPTWVSQQKLVCFYGGVKMEWIESFTTATKAVAEALGIGIEMVYVGKKNASERVKKITGLIREKELSRAWEDNNVWFFWNLLESMLYSKNQHGKTIENDVIKQEVMTMLGYDSSKNGWAVFYTGSGGMVKANGEKVLSTMDKFDEWKNLAKQMGFVPALREKLEGAIPRHHCTRLILPSNGGRIPERVQCAECGRPMELNFLYRCCAE